The nucleotide window GCAGGCCACCGAGGGTGCGGGTCAGCTTGATCTTCTCGCGGGAGAGCTGCAGGGTCTCCTTCTTGGTGTAACCGGCGGCGGTGCCGCTGAGGTCACCCAGGCCCTCCAGCTCCTTCATCCGCTGGAGCCGCTTGTACACGGTCTGGAAGTTGGTCAGCATGCCACCGAGCCAGCGGTGGTTGACGTACGGCTGGCCGACCCGGGTCGCCTGGTCGGCAATCGCCTCCTGGGCCTGCTTCTTGGTGCCGACGAACAGGATGCTGCCACCCTCGGCGACGGTCCCACGCACGAACTCGTACGCCTTCTCGATGTACTCGAGGGTCTGGCGCAGGTCGATGATGTAGATGCCGTTGCGCTCGGTCATGATGAAGCGCTTCATCTTCGGGTTCCAGCGCCGGGTCTGGTGCCCGAAGTGGACACCGCTCTCCAGCAGCTGACGCATGGTCACGACGGCCATGGTTGGGGTACTCCTTCAAGGTCCCTGGTTGTCACGCCCGGCCGGTGGCCGGGCGTCCTGGCGCCTGGTCGCCGACCCATGGTGGACCCGATCAAGATCGGGACCAGGGAGGCCGTCGCTCCACGACGATTCGTGAAGAGGGCGCGCGAGGTCGACCGCACGAGGCGGTCGCCAGTTGGCCAGTGTACGCCCCTCACCCGTTCAGCTGCCCCGGGGTGCGCGCGGGCGCCGCTCCGGGGCCCGGTCGCGGGTCAGCCGGCGGCGAGCGCGGCGGCCACGAAGAGCACCAGCCCGACGGTCAGGTAGGCGGTCGGTGGGCGAAGCCAGCCCCGACCGTTGTCGGCGAGCGCCAGACCTCCGGTTCGTAGCCCGTACAGCCCGGTCGCGAAGATCGGCAGTCCGGCGACCAGGGCGATACCCACCACCACGTTCCCGGCGTCCACGGGATCACCGGTCACGCCCGCCAGCAACACCCGCAGCGCCGGGACCTCGAAGACCAACACCAGCAGAGCGAAGAGTACGGCCAACACCGGTCGACGGGTCCGATAGACGCCATCGGCGGCCGGCGGATACGCCGGGGGCTCGCCCGGGGACAGGTCGGGTCGCGGGCCGATCCCCGGCATCGGGCCGGTCGGCATCTCCAGCGGGTGCGGCGTGTCGCCGCCGCCCCGGGTCGGCTCGACGATCGGGTACCCACCGAGCGGAGCGGGACGAGCCTGGTCAGTGAGCACGCTGGCCGGCGCTGTCGACGTACTGTCCCGGGACGTCTCCGGCGCCGCGCTGGGCACCGGAGATCCCGCCGTGGTCGTCTCGCGGGCGGCCCGGCGACCGGGCAGCTCACCGGAGGTCTCCGAGGGGTCCCGGTCAGCTCGCCGCGACCGGGTGGCCCGGTAACCGTCCGCCTCCGGCCGCGCGGCGCCCAACGGGTCGACCGCGCCGAAACGCCCCGAATCAGCCTCACTCGCCCCGAACCGACCGGACTGATCGTCCAGGGCGCCGAAACGACCGGAGTCCGACTCGGGCGTACCGAAGCGGCCCACGTCCACCGCGCTCAGACGACCCGAGTCCGACTCGGGCGGACCGAAGCGGCCCACGTCCACCGCGCTCAGACGACCGGAGTCCGACTCGGGCGGACCGCCGAAGCGGCCCGCGTCGACGGCGCCGAAGCGTCCCGAGTCCGGCTCGCGGCGTCGGCCGACGCCGGTGTCCTCGACGGAGCGGCCGTCTTCCGCGCCGCGCTGCTCGGGAATCTCGCCGTCCCGGTACCGCGGCTCGCCCGCGCCGCGCCACTCCGACTCGCCGTAACCGCGACCCCGCTCGTCGGGGTACCAGCGCGACTCCTGATCTTCCGGAAAACTCCGTCGTCCGTCCACGTCAGGCACCGTATGCGACAGGCCACGCCCGCGCCATTTCAGCACGGCCGGCAGCTCGCCACCGGTCCCCCGGCAGCGCGGGGCAGGCGTCGCGTCGAGGTGGCGCGGGCCCACACCGTGATCAAGTGATGGAAAGCAGGCCAGCAGTGGCTCTGACACCTACTTCTCATCACCTGATCATGGCGGTCCCGTCGGTGGAGCGCGGCCGACGCCCTAGCGGACTCGAACGCCGTTAGCACACCGGGGGCATGATCGTTTGGTTGTCCACAGCTCACCCGTTGTCCACAGCTGGGCCGTTGCCGGGTCGCGGTGAGCGCCCTCCGACGGGCACGGTGCCGGCCATGACGAAGCGGAACCAGGCCGTTGGGGCGTACGGCGAGCGGTGCGCGGCCCGGCACCTGACCGAGGCGGGGCTGCGCCCCATCGCCCGGAACTGGCGCTGCCCGGCCGGGGAGATCGACATCATCGCGTGGGACGGGCCCGTGCTCGCCTTCTGCGAGGTCAAGACCCGCCGGGGTGAGGGCTTCGGCACCCCGGCCGAGGCGGTCGTGCCGGCCAAGGCCCGCAGGCTGCGGGGGCTCGCCGCGCGGTGGCTGACCGAGACCGGCACGACCGCCGAGGAGGTGCGGTTCGACGTGCTGTCGGTGCGGCTGCCCGACGCCGGCCCGGCGCAGGTCGACCACCTCAAGGGCGCGTTCTGACATGCGTACCCGGAGGATCGGTGACGCGTCGTGAGCTACGCGAAGGTGCTCTGCGTGGGGCTGGTCGGGGTGACCGGCCACCTCGTCGAGGTGGAGGCCGACCTGGCCGCCGGCCTGCCGGCGGTGGTGATCTCCGGTCTGCCGGACACCGCCCTGCACGAGGCCCGCGACCGGGTCCGCGCCGCCGTGGTCAACTCCGGCCAGCGCTGGCCCAACCGGCGGATCACCCTCAACCTGCTGCCCGCCACAATGCCGAAATTCGGGTCGGCCTTCGATCTGGCCATCGCCGCGGCGCTGCTGGGCGGCTCGGGTGAGCTGCCGCTCCTCCCGCTGGAGGGGGTGGTGGTCCTCGGCGAGCTGGGGCTCGACGGGACGGTCCGGCCGGTGCGCGGCGTACTCCCGATGGTCGCCGCCGCGGCCCAGGCCGGTGTCACGCGGGTGATCGTCCCGGTCGGCAACGCCGCCGAGGCCGCCGTCATCCCCGGGGTACTGGTGCGAGCGGTGGACAACCTGCACCGGCTCGTCGCCTTCGTCCGCGACGGGACCCCGCTGATCGAACCACCGGCGGACATCCCGACGCCGGTGGTCGGTGGGCCGGATCTCGCCGACGTCGCTGGGCAGCAGATGGGTCGGCGCGCCCTGGAGGTCGCCGCGGCCGGCGGGCACCACGTGGCACTGCTCGGCCCGCCGGGCGCCGGCAAGACGATGCTCGCCGAACGACTGCCGTCGATCCTGCCCGAGCTGGACGACGACGCGGCGCTGGAGGTCACCGCGCTGCACTCGGTCGCCGGGCTGCTGCCGCCGGGCGGTCGGTTGCTGCGTCGCCCGCCGTTCCAGGCGCCGCACCACACCGCGACCGTGCCGTCGCTTGTCGGTGGCGGCTCGGGGCTGGCCCGGCCCGGCGCGGTGTCGCTGGCACACCGCGGGGTGCTCTTCCTGGATGAGGCTCCCGAATTCAGCAAGGGTGCGCTGGAGGCGCTACGCCAGCCGCTGGAGCACGGCCGCATCCAACTGAACCGCAGCGGGGGCGGCACCGTCTACCCGGCCCGCACCCAGTTGGTGCTGGCCGCCAACCCCTGTCCGTGCGCGAAGCCGGCCGGTGACGCGCACTGCGAGTGTTCGCCGCTGGCCCGCCGCCGTTACCTGGGAAGACTCTCCGGGCCGCTGCTCGACCGGATCGACGTTCAGGTGCAGCTGAATCCGGTACGGGCGGCCGAGCTGATGGCGACCGACGGCGACGTCGAGCCCTCGGCGACGGTCGCCGCCCGGGTGGCGGCGGCCCGGCAGGCGGCGGCCACCCGCTGGGCCGACCTCGGTCGGCGGCTCAACGCCGAGGTGGAGGGCCCGCACCTGCGCCGACCACCGTGGCGGCTGCCGGCCCGGGTCACCGTCGAGCTGCGTGGCCGGCTCGACTCCGGCTCGCTCTCGGCGCGCGGCTTCGACCGGGTGATCCGGATGGCCTGGACCATCGCTGATCTGGACGGTCGCAATCGGCCGGACCGGGACGACGTCCGGGAAGCGCTTCAACTACGGACGGGGGAGGCGACGTGAGCGCCGAGGAGGAACGCAGGCTGGCCCGGGTCGCTCTGACCTGGTTGGCGGAGCCGGGCACGCGCGCGGTGCATCACCTGGTCGACCGGCACGGCCCGGTGGCGACCCTGGAACTGCTGCTCGACGGAGGCAGCCCGGACGGCTGGCTGCACACCACTGTCGCCGCCCGCTCGGCGGCCGGCGACGCGCGGGCGGTGGCGGCGGAGGCC belongs to Micromonospora ureilytica and includes:
- a CDS encoding YraN family protein codes for the protein MTKRNQAVGAYGERCAARHLTEAGLRPIARNWRCPAGEIDIIAWDGPVLAFCEVKTRRGEGFGTPAEAVVPAKARRLRGLAARWLTETGTTAEEVRFDVLSVRLPDAGPAQVDHLKGAF
- a CDS encoding YifB family Mg chelatase-like AAA ATPase — encoded protein: MSYAKVLCVGLVGVTGHLVEVEADLAAGLPAVVISGLPDTALHEARDRVRAAVVNSGQRWPNRRITLNLLPATMPKFGSAFDLAIAAALLGGSGELPLLPLEGVVVLGELGLDGTVRPVRGVLPMVAAAAQAGVTRVIVPVGNAAEAAVIPGVLVRAVDNLHRLVAFVRDGTPLIEPPADIPTPVVGGPDLADVAGQQMGRRALEVAAAGGHHVALLGPPGAGKTMLAERLPSILPELDDDAALEVTALHSVAGLLPPGGRLLRRPPFQAPHHTATVPSLVGGGSGLARPGAVSLAHRGVLFLDEAPEFSKGALEALRQPLEHGRIQLNRSGGGTVYPARTQLVLAANPCPCAKPAGDAHCECSPLARRRYLGRLSGPLLDRIDVQVQLNPVRAAELMATDGDVEPSATVAARVAAARQAAATRWADLGRRLNAEVEGPHLRRPPWRLPARVTVELRGRLDSGSLSARGFDRVIRMAWTIADLDGRNRPDRDDVREALQLRTGEAT